One Onychostoma macrolepis isolate SWU-2019 chromosome 10, ASM1243209v1, whole genome shotgun sequence genomic region harbors:
- the npm2b gene encoding nucleoplasmin-2b — protein sequence MSKTEKPLSTLWGCELNESNKEESFKTDDTNHQHQLALRTMCLGHTAKDEFNIVELVTGEGNSSAKAVPIATLHAKSMPTVNLSGLDLHPPVTFRLKHGSGPVYVGAEHVALEEYSDDEELDEEMDEEVEEEEDIEESPVKKVTKNSAGKRKKPEKGEDEEASDGENPPKKGKGRGRKAKV from the exons aTGAGCAAAACAGAGAAACCTTTGTCCACTCTTTGGG GTTGTGAACTCAATGAATCTAATAAAGAAGAGTCCTTCAAGACGGATGATACGAACCATCAACACCAGCTGGCACTGAGAACG ATGTGTCTGGGTCACACCGCTAAAGATGAGTTCAATATTGTCGAGCTGGTCACTGGTGAGGGCAACAGCAGCGCGAAAGCGGTTCCCATAGCAACACTACACGCTAAATCTATGCCTACG GTCAACCTGTCTGGATTGGATCTTCATCCACCCGTGACCTTTCGTCTGAAGCACGGCTCTGGGCCGGTGTATGTCGGAGCGGAACATGTGGCCC TGGAGGAGTACTCGGATGATGAAGAGCTGGATGAAGAGATGGATGAAGAGGTAGAAGAAGAGGAAGATATTGAAGAATCACCGGTTAAGAAAGTCACAAAAAATAGTGCTGGCAAA CGAAAGAAGCCAGAAAAGGGGGAGGATGA GGAAGCCTCAGATGGTGAAAATCCACCTAAAAAG GGTAAAGGAAGGGGACGGAAGGCAAAGGTGTGA